In Ferrimicrobium acidiphilum DSM 19497, the DNA window TGGTTGGTTCACGTGCGCACTCGCCATGAGGACCCTGGTTGTCAATTATCTCTCCCCTGAATCCAGTCTTGGCTCTCCTGGACTCGATAGTCTTAAGTGGCTTGCGCCAGTGCGGGCTGGAGATGAGTTATGGCTCCATTGTGTAGTCCTTGAGGCGAGGCCATCACATTCAAAACCAGACCGCGGAATTCTCAAAACCAACATCGAGCTGAGTTCAGCGACAGGGCAACTAGTCCTCTCAATGGTGGCTACCAACTTTGTCTTACGACGGCATGACCCGAGCTAACCTATCGCTTTACTCATTCGATGGATGCTGCATTATCGCGGCACAAACTAAGCAACAGTTGCAATCATGATTGGAGCAGATCGATGAACGGCCCACGCATTCTGGTATCTATCAAGCAGGTATCTCAGGCCGACACCACCGAATTTGACCCCTCGGGAGTGATGATTCGTCACCCAGAGGAACAGGAGTTAAATCCCTTCTGCCGCCGAGCCGTAACCTTCGGCGTAGAGCTTGCTCGCTCTCATTCAGGCACATGTTCCGTGGTGAGCATGGGGCCACCCTCAGCGGCAGAGATCTTGCGCGAAGCACTAGCAATCGGAGCTGACGAGGCATATCTCCTTAGCGATCCGAGCTTTGCTGGAGCGGATACACTAGTCACGGCCGAAGTTTTGGAGCACTTCATCAGGACACGAGAACTAGCATATGACCTCATTCTGACTGGTCGCTTTGCCATCGATGCGAACACCGGTCTAGTGGGAGCTCAATTGGCAGAGCTACTCGATATGCCATTTGCCGGGGCCGCCAAGCAACTCGAATGGGTTGCCAACTCACTTCTACTGTCGACCGAACTCGATGATGGTATCCGATCTGTGCAGGTAAAGCTCCCGGCAGTTATCGCGGTTGCTGAACGAATCTGCACACCAGCGAAGCCTTCAGCAGAGGAGATCGCCGCCATTCCAACCGAGAACGTCCAGCGCCTAGATCGGAATGATCTTCACTTCAGCGTGGACAAACCCAAATCGCGGACTACCGTAGACGAGATTCAACACGAATCTCTCCAGCGATTGAATATCGTCGTTGATGGCTCGCACGAGCTCGATAAGGCACTCGCCTTTCTCGCTGACCAACATCATCGGACGACTCCATCCAACCTTGTGTCAGCTATTACCACCTTGCCGATGCAACACGCCGCCTATCTATGTGACCCCGAACAGCCGGACCTTAATCGACATTTCGTCTCTTATTTACTCTCCGGCGACCAGTCCAACGCCTGTCAACTTTGCGTACTCCACACCGAAAGCGACCTCGCAGGAGTATCGAAGAGCTTTCCTGGCGTCGACCACCTGGTCCGCCTGAAAGGGAGCTCTATGGAAGACGACCTCGTACCGGTGATTGCAGACTGGCTCCGAGCTCACCCACAAGAGTTGCTGGTGGCTCCGGCAACCTCCTTCGGTCGCGAGATCGGTGCTCGCCTTGGAGTCCTGCTCGACGCCGGTGTGCTCACAGACCTAACTCGTCTCGAAATCGATCATCTTCCACAGATTACAGGTTGGAAGACGGTTGGCTCAGTCGCCTCCGTCGCAAAAGTCTCATCGACCACAGCTATGGGCATCGTGCTGCTTCGACCTGGAGTACCTACTCATGCAAGCCGATTGCGCCCCTCCACGCCTTCACAGACCACACTGGTTGTCCCTGAACGCGGACGCGTCGTGCTCACTGATCCTCCCGTGCCTGACCCCATCTTCAACTTTGCCAACGCACCAATTATCTTCGGAGTCGGCGCTGGTGTGAACGCTTACGAAATCGATGACGTCTTCCGACTAGCTCAGAGCGTCAAGGCCGAATTAGGGTGCACACGAAAGATAGCTGACCGCGGCCTTATGCCACGATCACGCCAAATTGGCATCACCGGGCGTTCCGTGTCCCCAGCCCTCTACATTGGTATCGGCACCCGTGGCAGTCACAATCACCTAGCTGGCGTCCGCGGAGCCAGCACCATCGTCAACCTTACGCTGGAGTCTGCAGTCGGTGACACCGGAATTGATCTCACCGTCATTGGCGACTGGCATGACACGCTGCCACCTATCGTCGAATATTTACGCTCAATTACAGACAACGCAGCATGTAAACAACCGGAAGACCCGCTGTTGCACTAGTTCACAAGAAGAGGTTGTGTGCATCTCCGTGATAGTGCTGAACTCACGGAAGGAGACGATGGCTAGTCCTCGCTCAGGTTTCAAGCCAACCAAACGGATACAAATCACTCGGCCATCCCCCCACAGGTGCCTCAAAGTTCTAAAGATACAAAAGCCTGGACTCCTAGAGAGCGCATGTGGATCAAGCCGAACACCAGTGGCAAGGAGGCAGGAAAGACGGCCCAACACAGTGGAAAATGAGACCAATCTGCAGGCAATCAGCCAAACATCGCTCTACGCTTCAAGTCGGGAGACTCGCTGAACCAACCTCCTGAGGTTGCCCAACTTCACCGAAGATGCCTGATAGAGTCCTTCGAGGAGGCCAAATTGGCCCGTCTCCACCCTTGGCAAGTATCTGCAACGATTCTAAACACAGTGGTATCCGCTACCGGGTGTGATAGTTAACGATCGTTTATACCCATCGCCATCAAGCCGGTGGAAAGACTCTTGTCCACGTTGTACCTCCGTCCGTGGTTCTCCAGAGCAACGGGTGGAAGTGACCTTTCACAAATTGTTCCGTCGCAAGGAACCCAGTTCGCAACGAGACAAATGAGATTGAGGTTGCCCCAAGCGAAAACTCCGGAGACGTGATCGCGGCCACCGTATGGAAGTGAGCGCCGGCGTCTGTCGTGAGCTGCAAGGTGGATCCATTCTCTCTGGGGTTTACCACAATACGATAGGCGTCCACCGCATTTACCGGAGCGAAGGCATCGCCGATAGTTCCCGACGGATCCCAGAACTGCGTAAATCGACCGGTCAGGCTGGGGGCGTGGAGTTCGCTAATGTTCATCCCTCCAGGGCACATAGCCCAGATCGCCGGTCGCCGAATCGCGAGCCCACAAGCAGTCACAGCTACCAGCGATTTTCTAACCGATTTGACAAACGGTGGCACTCCACCTTGACTCTCGAACATGAGTGGGTAAGCAGTTCGTGGACCGGTTGGGTTGGTGACCACTACTACGGTAGAACCTTGTGCCGCGAGCGAGGGCTGCTCTAAGAACGGGTAGGGAAGGTTTGGGGTGAGCAACGGATTCACCTGAGGACGTCCGGTCACGAGCGGTAGACGCATCAACTCATAACTGGTACATGCTTGTGCTCCGCCATGAGCCGAGCACTTACCGGCCAAACCTACTAACGAATGAGTCGTGAAGGCAGCGTCGATAAATTGCCGGTGGGCAAGCTCAACGGCGCGCCAGTGAGTACCGCCATTAGTAGTAAGGTAAAGCCTGCTAGTGATCAAGGTGTGGCCATACCTAGTAAAGAGCGCGAAACCATCTCGTCGATTCGCGAACCGATAATCCGAGATCACCGTTATACCGCGAGATCTTTTGAATCCTAAGCCGTGCAAGGTAACGCTGCTCCACGACCCCGATGCCGACGTCGGTCCCAACGACCTGGTGGCAATCGCTGTACAGGAAGCGGTCCCACAACGCACACTTCCCACGACCACTACTTCAGAACCCGTAGCAGTGGTAAGAACTTTGCTTGCGTCGAAACCCTTGGCGATGCCAACTGTACGTGTTCCGCTGACACTAGCAGAGAGGGATCGTACGCTCTTGGGGGTAGCCTCAGATCGAGAGCTGGAATTGACTTGGATTGACGCAGCGCCGCAGGCAGTCATGGTCAATGTACACATCACGACCAGTATCGCCCTAAATCCTAAGCTAGCCAGGGCGAAATGAGCCAGCACCTTCACAGAGCAAAGTCTAGGCGCACGCTCACAACCGTGGCCGGATTCCATGGCCTCGACTCCAACAGGTAGTGACATCCTCCCCACCCTTAAGGACGGGGCTTCCTGGGCTGCTCACGCAGCTTCGGCTGGTTGACGCTTCACTGGGTCTGGGTGCTTGTTAGCGTGCGATGTCCCTCCACGTCCTTAGATCACACTTAGAACAACGTAGGCTCGTGTATGCGGGGTTGATGGCGATGATTTCTACTGGGGTTATGGCATTGGGGTTATGGCATTGATAGCTTTGTCAGTGAGCCGTCTGTGGAACATACCCCAGCCCTGTTCGAGGATAGACCTGTTGAGTCCGGACTTCTGAGCAACGTTCTTGCCTGGGTTCTCAACTGTGCCTTTGGCCGAACGGATCATGTTCTTGACCCCCAAATCCTCTAGGGCAATCAGGTCGTGGTCCACTCGATCCAGTCTTTGCGTCGATCGGTTTCTTTTGCTGATAACTTGGCTATAGTTAGCCTTGTAGCATTACGACGGTTGGAGCCTTTGGTCTGTCTAGCTAGTTTGCGTTGTAGTCGCCTCTTAGGTTGGCGCTCTCGGTTGGTGAGTAGTTTCATATCGAGAAACTTGCCCTTGGACGTAGCCACCGTATGAGTGACACCCATGTCCAGGCCGACTATCTCGCCGGTAGGCTCGCGTTCAATCTGTGGACCTGGACGGGTGAAGCTAACACCATCGTCCGGCGCGATCTTTGGTGACTCGTGCGGACGACGCTGTTTGAATATCACGCCACTCACGGGTGACGCGGAACTTAACCCACCCACACTTAGGGATGAACACCTGACCCCACTTGCGGTTGAGCCGTCGAATAGACAGATCCCGTATTACAAAGCCTTCATTGATACCGGCTCTACGCCAAATGGGGTGCCCGAAATGGTCTGGTCGTTTCCACCAGTTCCAAAAGGCACGGTCCAAGTCACGCAGAGCTTGCTGTTGAATTGTGGACGAGCCTTCTTTGAGCCAAGTTAGCTTGCGAACTTTGGCGAGTTCTAGCATCTTGGGAATGGGTAGTGATCGTCGGCGTCTCCATGAGTTGCGTTGTTCAAGTGCTAGATTCCAGACATAGCGAGCATCGGAGCAGTGACGCACGAGAACGGATAACTCCTGTTCTTGTGGATAAAGTCGCTCGCGAATGCTCATAGTATTGGTTGAGAGTCTGACAGACTTGACTTTGGGATGTAATCGAGGTCGCTCTATCCAGCCCTTACAGACGGGGCTTTGCGCTCCGGTTTGGTCAAAAGTTGACGGCAGCCATCTAGGGAACTGCCGACACCCTAGCTCCATCTGGTTACCTCCAATCCTCCAACGACCTTCATGAATCCGCCAGCTGAGGGCAAACAACAAATCATAAGCTCTCTACCCACCCGAGCCATCACCCCGACGAGACTCACCCACCCAGAGGTCCGAGGAGCCGCAGCCCGGACCGGCAGGCTTGCTTCCGATGATCTCCGTCCAATTTCATCCACGAAATAATTGCCAAGGAGCTGGCCAGCGCATCCGTATCGTCTCAAACCACTTACTCGACTCTCGTGCAACCCAGACGACATCCAGCCCACCGAATGATGCGTTTGACCGGCGACTCAGGCAAGATCAAGCAACTTGGGGGTTTTACGAGTGTGCCGCACATGACCAACCAAATGGACAGGACGCTCGGTATAGCCGTACAGGTCGAGGACGAACCGTTTAGGACTCGACAGATGGAGGTTCAAGAACATGACCACGCAATATTGACCAGGCGCTACGGTGCCAAAGCCCAATCGAGCCAATCCAAGGGCATTGACCTGTGCCAGGCCACGGAAGCTGTCATCATGTGGTGCTGTAGTGATGGCACGTTGCAGGGCATTCACACAGTTAGCTGCCGAGGTACCCGACACCGATCGGGCACCACCACACGAGGTCAGCAGCATCGCACATAGTAACAGCGCGACGACCCACCGATGCCGTCCTCTACCTCTCATGCAAGCCTCCCAATAGAAAATAGCTGATCCAGCCGATGGGAATCCACACCCAATAGCTAACAACTCGATAGAGTAACACCGCTGCAAACATAGAAGAAGGTGCCCCACCAAAAGCGATCAGAGCGACAGTGATGGATCCTTCTACAACGCCGAGCCCTCCGGGAGTAATTGGAAGATTCGCCGCCAGCGCACCGAGCATATACGCAGAGGTCACTCCGACGAGACCAACATGTGCATGTACTGCCGTCAGGCTCAGCACTAGCGTAGCAAGATCAAAAAGCCAGTTCCCGAGGGCACCAAGTGAAGCTTGCAACAGCGAACGAGCTGAAAATCGGAGCTGCGCTGCTGTTTCGAGGTTAGCCTCATTAGACCCTTGCTTAAGGTGAAATAACCGACGAAGGTGCACTGCTAGCCCAAGGGCTACCACTAGAACTCGATCCATGCGGACGATGGCAGCTGCCGCTAACAGAAGCAAAACGAAGAGAATGACGACGTCAAGGTTGCTGAGCACGGACGTGGCTTGCGTGTGTTCTACCAGGACGAAGCCGAGCAGGACTAAGAGCACAACAATAGCTAACAAATTTCCAGCAAGCAACCCCGCTGTTGCTTGAAGGACGCTACAGCCTCTGCCGCGTAACTTTCGGTAGAGATATGCGACCGAAAAACCGGCGCCCAACGGAATTGAGTCGTTCATTGCGATCGCTGCTAACGAGGCACCAAAGAACCAACGTCGTGTTAGTCGACCCAAGTCGGTTGGCAAAAGATAATAGGTCATCAACGAGTAGGAGATGTCCGAAAGTACCTCGAGGCCAAATCCTAAGACAACTAACCCGACACTCGCCGTGGAAAGCACTCTGGTGGTGCCACTAAGTTGACCACGCTCGCTATAGATCACGGCAGCAGCGACGCCGAGCGCTACAATGCCGATGCCGAACTGGAGCAATCGCCGGGTTGGGATTTTCTTAGCCAAGGTGCTGCAAGCCCTTCAGAGCGCTTCGTCGCACTACCTACTCAAGTGAAACATCTTTTTACTCATGCAGACTAGGAGCCGCGACCCCTATGTCAGACCGAGCATGCTTTGACCGATACCCCAGCGCAGTCCTCCAACGGGACGTCCGAGAGCACGACCGACATTAGCGTGAATGATGACGTGTGCACCCAAGCTCTAATATGAGCTTGTCTAGTTCGCAGGTTTTGCAATCGATGAAGAGAGGGAGGCGAGTGACGGAATCTCCAGCAGTCGCAATTGTTGGTGCGGGAATGGCTGGCCTAGCTGCTGCCCACTACCTCGCTATCAACCACATCGACTTTGAGATATATGAGGCTTTGGAAAAGCCAGGAGGTAGAGTCGCCACCAAACATGTCGACGGGCTCACGCTCGACCAGGGATTTCAGATAGTTCTGGAGGATTACCCTGAACTCCGCCGCCTTACCGCCGTCTCCGAGCTTCCACTAAATCGCCTATACCCAGGTGTCTATCTTCACGAGACTGGCGATCCACTTCTGCTCTCCGATCCGCGTCGCATCCCTGGAACCAAACGCCAGACGTTGCGCACACTGTCCACGCTGCTGCGAATGCCTGACTGGAGGTCAGCAGGGCGCTACCTGAATACAACACAACCGACCATCAAAGACCTTGGAGCTCTACTACCTCAACCGCTTCAAGACACCGTTTTCGCACCTCTATTCCGAGGAGTTACCGCTGATCCCGAGCTCACTGGACCGGCGGATTTCGCGCGGTTTATCCTTAAACGCCTTCTCAACGGGTATGCGAGTCTACCAACAGGAGGTATGGCCCAACTGCCAGCCATCGTAGCAGAGCGGTTGTCAAGTCACATCCATTACCTACACAGAGCAGTCTCCGTTGCAACCGGCCAGTTAACCCTGGAAGACGGGAGTAGCGTCCAGGCGGACTGGATAATTCTTGCAGTCGCACCACCAGCGCTAGAAGCCTTGCTTGGTCTACACCTTCCTCCGATGCGATCCATCGGCTATATTCACGCGCTCAGCCGACGGCGTCTTTTCGGAGTTCCTGCCGTGCTCCTAACTTCACTGGGTAGTCCGATCTACACCGTTGCACCTGTGAGTGACATCTCGGCTAGCTACGTCAACCACGATCCTGAGCGTCACCTCATCACCGCTTCATGTGATCCAACTGCTACTCCAGATGAGCTACGCACTGCGCTAGCACTCGCGGTGAATTGTGAGCCAGAGAACCTAGAGTTCATAGAGCTCGGCGTTGTCAAAGATGCCCTCCCCCGAAGCACGCGAACGGTGGCCGAGATAGGTCAACGTGTCCTCCTGGCGGGCGACTACCTAGTATCCCCATCCATGAATGGCGCCATTGAGTCGGGGCGCAAGGCTGCCGAGCGCGTCATACGCACCACAAAGAGATCAGCGAAGGAGCTAACGATCGATGGCTAGAACAAACCCTCACCTTGAGCTAAGGGCTTCATCGACCGGTTCTACCCGATCTGAGTTTAGAAGTGTTGGGGATCGGCGAATCATGTGGATATCCTCTCGGGCTAGCACGCGACGCGGCGCTCTCTCCGAACGCGACGGGGAGAGGATTGCCCACGCGGCCTCGACCGCCGCGAGCAGCGGGGTACCCATCGTCTGCGAACTCTCCACATCAGGGGCGAAAATCCAAGACGGTGTTGCCGCTCTTCATGGTTGGGGCATCGCAGCCCGTGCCCTTGCGCACTGCTCCGGCCAAGTCCCTATCCTGCTAGGACTGACTGGTCCAGCCGTATCCGGCCCCGCCCTCCTCTTAGGGATCGCCGACTACGTGGTTATGGCACCAGATGCATTCGCCTTCCTCAGCGGACCGCAATCGGTAGCCGAATTTACCGGCATATCGGTAACAAACCAGGATCTCGGTGGGGCATCGGTTCTACTCAATCGCTCCGGCGTAGCCTTCGACGTCGCCAGCGACCGGCGTGGCATCGAGGAGTCGATCCTCAGCTTCTTGAGTTATCTGCCTGATTCGACTAACGAATTGCCAGTCAGGATTGAGCCCGTAGATCCCATCGATATCGATCTCGACTCCGTCATTCCCGAGCAGCCCACTGCAGCCTACGATGTACGCGACCTGGTAAAAGGGATTATGGATGCTGATTCATTCTATGAGCTTCGATCCTCGTGGGCAAACCAACTCGTCACTGGATTGGCGCGACTAGAAGGACGTACCATTGGCGTCATCGCCAATCAACCCAAAATAATGGCCGGCACGCTCGACATTCCAGCAGCTCAAAAAGGCGCCCGTTTCGTTCGCTTCTGCGACTCGTTCAACATCCCAATCGTAACACTCGTAGATACTCCCGGCTTCCTGCCCGGCAAGGACGTAGAGTGGCGAGGGATGATTCGACACGGAGCCGAGCTCGCCTTCTCATACGCTGCCTGCAACGTACCGCGAATCTGTCTGATCACACGCAAAGCCTATGGTGGCGCCTACATAGTCATGGACTCCAAGGGGATCGGCAACGACATAACCTTCGCATGGCCATCCGCTGAAATCGCAGTAATGGGGGCGCAGGGAGCAGTAGAGATCATCTATCGGCGAGCACCAGCTGAAGAGAGGCTTCGGCATCAACAGAAGTACGAAGATGAGTATCTAACCCCATGGATTGCCGCCGAACGTGGCTTTGTCGACAACGTCATTGAGCCGAGTAAAACAAGGGCTCATCTCGTTCGCGCCTTCGATCTACTCGCCACCAAAAAGGAACGTCTTCGCAATGCGAAGCATGCAAACTCACCGCTCTAGCGTTAACTCCGACTCACTGGATGGCCTCTGTTCCCAACTCAGATGGCCCAGGTTTGAATAGGCGTTCCCACGTCCTCTGACACTCCTACCTTGCTGCATCGCCAAGCGCTCATCCATGATTCGATCTCTCCCACGACGCGAATCGAAGCCAAACTCCTCGGCGCGGTCATAGACACCACTCAAGGTATTGGTGACTGAGCGTAGACGGTAGAGCTCCTCACCTATGAACCTGCCATTTGTGCGAACAAGTTCTCTAAGGCGGGCTTGCGAGATCGAGGCGACGGCGGTGTCCTGAATCCAAGAGACTCCATTTTGATCTTTGATAAGTTCCAGGCTTTGAGTTAGATCGCTAAGCTCAGGCTGGCAGAGATACGCACGCTCTACCAAGCCATCTTCGGGAGCTGAGGCGCCATAGGTCACCGCTTTGCAACCGGGTGCATGCATGCCAAAGCCCATGAATCTGATCTCGCCAGTTCTACAGATCTCGGTGCTTTCACCCACTCGGATCTCAGCACAGTCACCGTCTAGCTTGATGATGCGTCCATCGCTACCATCAGCCAATACCACGCGCTCCCCGCGGAATAACGGTTTTGAACCCAAGTGGCCAACCACCGAATCGGGAGATCTGATAGCCACCTCTCTCCTCAACTTGGCGGTGAGGCCGGCAGATGGGGTGCTAAAAAACACCCGTTCTTCACATTCAGACTCTACCCATCTGGTACAGTCGGCAACAAACAGATTCCAAAGTACGCCAGCACTCTCAGCTACGACCAGCGCCTCACTCGCAGCACCTTCGAGTCCAAGCACAGTCGTCGAAGTGGTGCTAGTCACAGGTTCGCCGGGACTACGCACCAGGGTCGGTCCTCGCCTGACGAGTTCATGCAATTCAGAAGCAGACATAGCATTTGCATCGACAATCAGCGTTGGGCCCATCGAGGAAGGTCTGTAGTTGCCAAAGCCGACAATCAACGCCGCTTCCTGAGGCGTTCTGGTCGCTACCGCAACACGGTCTCCGGCATGTACGCCTGCCTGCTCGAACGCCTGCACCATTGAAACCAGCTCCCTGGAGGTATGCACCACTTTGAGATTGCTCATCGGCGTTTCCATCAACAGCAACCGCTCGGACACCGAAAGCGATCTATATGACTGACAGAGCGTGCCATCGAGCCCGATATGCTTCCCTGCGAACCCCGTCTTGCCATGGCTAAGGAGCCGAAATGCGTGCTCCTCTCCGAAGGCGCGAACTAATGCCACCTCAGTTACTGCTTGGATTCCTGATGCTCCCTGCTCGATAGCTCTCGCGAACTCATTGAGCAATGGATCGTTAACCCTAACTTTGGCCACCGCGCGGCTACCACCCCTGGCAGGCACCGCAAGAGGAGCTCTATCCGCACCAAGACGAGCCTCCGACTCCCATCGCGCACGCAGCTCTGCTTGTGAGTACAAAACCTTCGGCTGCCGAGTAGCCAGGACCGCCAATTGACGTGAACGCGAGGAACGTGATCCCTCAACTGTCGCTACTACGTCATGGCGACGTTTGGAAAACACGGTCAACAGACTCTCCGGTTGACCCTTTATCTGCCAAGATTCAAGGCCAATACCGGTCAACTCTACGCCTAGCGAATGGAGCAGATGTGCTAACTCGGATCGATAGCATAGCTCATAGACGGGTAGCCCGCGGGCCCATCTCTCGTGATCGAGCGCAACGGTCCGATCCCCCGCCATTGCGCTGTTGATCACAACCAGATGCGAATGCAGATGCGGATCACCAGCTCTTGAGAGACGGTGACCAATATCGAAGGCAGCCAGATTCTCGATCGGAGCCAGCACCCCCCGACTACACTTCGCTGAGTCGAGTTCAACCATCAATCTGAAGGTGCGAGCAACTGCGACATGATGAACGCCCTCGATCTGGTCGCGCTCGGCATCGGACGCGAGCGCCCAGAGAACCGATACTGCTTTCGGAGCTGCAATCGTGAAGTCCAACGCCTTTATGGGGTTGCGCACGCCCTCCGCGGCATCAATAGCATCCCCAAGCCCGACAACCTCAGTCCGATCGCGGTCTTCAGAACCACTGAAGTCAAGACGCCGCATGATGCCGATCTCATCACTTAGTTCTTGCTGGGCATAGTATCCCAGCGAACCCCGGATCTTAAAAAGTCGCACTCCCACCCCCGTAGGTCTAACGCCGTTGAGGGTGGGAACACCAAGAAAACAGCCTCAAAGAGCAGGCGGTTAAGGCCGCGTGCGTTTTGATGCTATTGCACAGCCTGCTCCTTCTTTAGGTGAGGAGCACGTTGAGTTCTACTATAGCGCCGACTGGGCTGCCTCAAACGCCTCCCGAAGAATCGCTACCATCTCATCGAACTGCTCCGACTCGCATACAAGCGGCGGTGAGAGCTGGACAACTGGATCTCCACGATCATCGGCGCGACAAATGAGACCTAGCTCGAAAAGCTTCGGCGTGAGAATCCCTCTGAGCAAACG includes these proteins:
- a CDS encoding helix-turn-helix domain-containing protein; this translates as MSIRERLYPQEQELSVLVRHCSDARYVWNLALEQRNSWRRRRSLPIPKMLELAKVRKLTWLKEGSSTIQQQALRDLDRAFWNWWKRPDHFGHPIWRRAGINEGFVIRDLSIRRLNRKWGQVFIPKCGWVKFRVTREWRDIQTASSARVTKDRAGRWC
- the mobF gene encoding MobF family relaxase, giving the protein MRLFKIRGSLGYYAQQELSDEIGIMRRLDFSGSEDRDRTEVVGLGDAIDAAEGVRNPIKALDFTIAAPKAVSVLWALASDAERDQIEGVHHVAVARTFRLMVELDSAKCSRGVLAPIENLAAFDIGHRLSRAGDPHLHSHLVVINSAMAGDRTVALDHERWARGLPVYELCYRSELAHLLHSLGVELTGIGLESWQIKGQPESLLTVFSKRRHDVVATVEGSRSSRSRQLAVLATRQPKVLYSQAELRARWESEARLGADRAPLAVPARGGSRAVAKVRVNDPLLNEFARAIEQGASGIQAVTEVALVRAFGEEHAFRLLSHGKTGFAGKHIGLDGTLCQSYRSLSVSERLLLMETPMSNLKVVHTSRELVSMVQAFEQAGVHAGDRVAVATRTPQEAALIVGFGNYRPSSMGPTLIVDANAMSASELHELVRRGPTLVRSPGEPVTSTTSTTVLGLEGAASEALVVAESAGVLWNLFVADCTRWVESECEERVFFSTPSAGLTAKLRREVAIRSPDSVVGHLGSKPLFRGERVVLADGSDGRIIKLDGDCAEIRVGESTEICRTGEIRFMGFGMHAPGCKAVTYGASAPEDGLVERAYLCQPELSDLTQSLELIKDQNGVSWIQDTAVASISQARLRELVRTNGRFIGEELYRLRSVTNTLSGVYDRAEEFGFDSRRGRDRIMDERLAMQQGRSVRGRGNAYSNLGHLSWEQRPSSESELTLER
- a CDS encoding transposase, with the protein product MGGLSSASPVSGVIFKQRRPHESPKIAPDDGVSFTRPGPQIEREPTGEIVGLDMGVTHTVATSKGKFLDMKLLTNRERQPKRRLQRKLARQTKGSNRRNATRLTIAKLSAKETDRRKDWIEWTTT
- a CDS encoding MaoC family dehydratase encodes the protein MPTKFFEDYTVGEEAKYGPIEVDSASMIEFARQWDPQPFHVDPIAARTSMYGGIIASGWFTCALAMRTLVVNYLSPESSLGSPGLDSLKWLAPVRAGDELWLHCVVLEARPSHSKPDRGILKTNIELSSATGQLVLSMVATNFVLRRHDPS
- a CDS encoding acyl-CoA carboxylase subunit beta; this encodes MARTNPHLELRASSTGSTRSEFRSVGDRRIMWISSRASTRRGALSERDGERIAHAASTAASSGVPIVCELSTSGAKIQDGVAALHGWGIAARALAHCSGQVPILLGLTGPAVSGPALLLGIADYVVMAPDAFAFLSGPQSVAEFTGISVTNQDLGGASVLLNRSGVAFDVASDRRGIEESILSFLSYLPDSTNELPVRIEPVDPIDIDLDSVIPEQPTAAYDVRDLVKGIMDADSFYELRSSWANQLVTGLARLEGRTIGVIANQPKIMAGTLDIPAAQKGARFVRFCDSFNIPIVTLVDTPGFLPGKDVEWRGMIRHGAELAFSYAACNVPRICLITRKAYGGAYIVMDSKGIGNDITFAWPSAEIAVMGAQGAVEIIYRRAPAEERLRHQQKYEDEYLTPWIAAERGFVDNVIEPSKTRAHLVRAFDLLATKKERLRNAKHANSPL
- a CDS encoding lysylphosphatidylglycerol synthase transmembrane domain-containing protein — protein: MAKKIPTRRLLQFGIGIVALGVAAAVIYSERGQLSGTTRVLSTASVGLVVLGFGLEVLSDISYSLMTYYLLPTDLGRLTRRWFFGASLAAIAMNDSIPLGAGFSVAYLYRKLRGRGCSVLQATAGLLAGNLLAIVVLLVLLGFVLVEHTQATSVLSNLDVVILFVLLLLAAAAIVRMDRVLVVALGLAVHLRRLFHLKQGSNEANLETAAQLRFSARSLLQASLGALGNWLFDLATLVLSLTAVHAHVGLVGVTSAYMLGALAANLPITPGGLGVVEGSITVALIAFGGAPSSMFAAVLLYRVVSYWVWIPIGWISYFLLGGLHER
- a CDS encoding FAD-binding protein; its protein translation is MNGPRILVSIKQVSQADTTEFDPSGVMIRHPEEQELNPFCRRAVTFGVELARSHSGTCSVVSMGPPSAAEILREALAIGADEAYLLSDPSFAGADTLVTAEVLEHFIRTRELAYDLILTGRFAIDANTGLVGAQLAELLDMPFAGAAKQLEWVANSLLLSTELDDGIRSVQVKLPAVIAVAERICTPAKPSAEEIAAIPTENVQRLDRNDLHFSVDKPKSRTTVDEIQHESLQRLNIVVDGSHELDKALAFLADQHHRTTPSNLVSAITTLPMQHAAYLCDPEQPDLNRHFVSYLLSGDQSNACQLCVLHTESDLAGVSKSFPGVDHLVRLKGSSMEDDLVPVIADWLRAHPQELLVAPATSFGREIGARLGVLLDAGVLTDLTRLEIDHLPQITGWKTVGSVASVAKVSSTTAMGIVLLRPGVPTHASRLRPSTPSQTTLVVPERGRVVLTDPPVPDPIFNFANAPIIFGVGAGVNAYEIDDVFRLAQSVKAELGCTRKIADRGLMPRSRQIGITGRSVSPALYIGIGTRGSHNHLAGVRGASTIVNLTLESAVGDTGIDLTVIGDWHDTLPPIVEYLRSITDNAACKQPEDPLLH
- a CDS encoding FAD-dependent oxidoreductase, whose protein sequence is MTESPAVAIVGAGMAGLAAAHYLAINHIDFEIYEALEKPGGRVATKHVDGLTLDQGFQIVLEDYPELRRLTAVSELPLNRLYPGVYLHETGDPLLLSDPRRIPGTKRQTLRTLSTLLRMPDWRSAGRYLNTTQPTIKDLGALLPQPLQDTVFAPLFRGVTADPELTGPADFARFILKRLLNGYASLPTGGMAQLPAIVAERLSSHIHYLHRAVSVATGQLTLEDGSSVQADWIILAVAPPALEALLGLHLPPMRSIGYIHALSRRRLFGVPAVLLTSLGSPIYTVAPVSDISASYVNHDPERHLITASCDPTATPDELRTALALAVNCEPENLEFIELGVVKDALPRSTRTVAEIGQRVLLAGDYLVSPSMNGAIESGRKAAERVIRTTKRSAKELTIDG
- a CDS encoding WD40/YVTN/BNR-like repeat-containing protein, which translates into the protein MGSVRCGTASCTAIATRSLGPTSASGSWSSVTLHGLGFKRSRGITVISDYRFANRRDGFALFTRYGHTLITSRLYLTTNGGTHWRAVELAHRQFIDAAFTTHSLVGLAGKCSAHGGAQACTSYELMRLPLVTGRPQVNPLLTPNLPYPFLEQPSLAAQGSTVVVVTNPTGPRTAYPLMFESQGGVPPFVKSVRKSLVAVTACGLAIRRPAIWAMCPGGMNISELHAPSLTGRFTQFWDPSGTIGDAFAPVNAVDAYRIVVNPRENGSTLQLTTDAGAHFHTVAAITSPEFSLGATSISFVSLRTGFLATEQFVKGHFHPLLWRTTDGGTTWTRVFPPA